In one Natronosalvus amylolyticus genomic region, the following are encoded:
- the paaC gene encoding 1,2-phenylacetyl-CoA epoxidase subunit PaaC — protein MSAIEHLSGPEDLEDDEREAVETLLYRLADDEFVIAERYTEWQVRSPTLESDLALSNIAQDELGHARLWYDLLEDFGYTEAELLWERDPADFRHSTMVELPFETGDWADAIVRSYLYDEAEALRLEALEDSSYPRIVDRVGKVLGEETYHREHATNWLERLAGTDDGREQVQNAVDRVFPHALTLFEPVDPDVERRIDEYGIRTRCLDELATDWLDRVVPFLESQGIETPVSDSSEVTTADLPDVRGRDGTHTDEWFDLYDEFTHTYRELGRDRADRIMSDPDDA, from the coding sequence ATGAGCGCCATCGAGCACCTCTCGGGGCCCGAAGACCTCGAGGACGACGAACGGGAAGCTGTCGAAACCCTGCTCTACCGGCTGGCTGACGACGAGTTCGTCATCGCCGAACGCTACACCGAGTGGCAGGTTCGCTCCCCGACCCTCGAGTCGGACCTCGCGCTCTCGAACATCGCCCAGGACGAACTGGGTCACGCCCGCCTGTGGTACGACCTCCTCGAGGACTTCGGCTATACGGAAGCCGAACTCCTCTGGGAGCGAGATCCCGCAGATTTCAGACACTCGACGATGGTCGAACTCCCCTTCGAGACGGGCGACTGGGCCGACGCAATCGTCCGGTCGTACCTCTACGACGAGGCCGAAGCGCTCAGACTCGAGGCGCTCGAGGACTCATCGTACCCGCGAATCGTCGACCGTGTCGGCAAGGTGCTGGGCGAGGAAACCTATCATCGCGAACACGCGACCAACTGGCTCGAGCGACTGGCCGGGACCGACGACGGGCGAGAACAGGTGCAAAACGCCGTCGACCGCGTGTTTCCCCACGCACTCACCCTGTTCGAGCCGGTCGATCCGGACGTCGAGCGCCGAATCGACGAGTACGGAATCCGCACCCGGTGCCTCGACGAACTGGCCACCGATTGGCTCGACCGTGTCGTCCCGTTCCTCGAGTCCCAGGGCATCGAGACGCCGGTGTCGGACTCGAGTGAAGTGACCACGGCTGACCTGCCGGACGTTCGCGGCCGTGATGGCACGCACACCGACGAGTGGTTCGACCTCTACGACGAATTTACCCACACGTACCGCGAACTCGGCCGGGACCGCGCCGACCGGATTATGTCGGACCCGGACGATGCGTAA
- a CDS encoding RNA-binding protein: MPQIPLHYVDLRTFCYATEDEKRVQDALLRFLPEEFEIQRVESEGHYGDRILVLSARVENADDVRHVLSQLTDLEAFDTLIAELDDRVTENCELFLRLDKQAAFGGEVALGDGITFRAKVEAYPAKKAHAVENAEEVLTDLAAAAQDS; encoded by the coding sequence ATGCCACAGATACCGCTTCATTACGTCGATTTGCGAACGTTCTGCTACGCCACGGAGGACGAAAAACGGGTCCAAGACGCCTTACTCCGCTTTCTCCCCGAGGAATTCGAGATCCAACGTGTCGAAAGTGAGGGCCATTACGGCGACCGCATCCTCGTCCTTTCGGCGCGTGTCGAGAACGCAGACGACGTTCGGCACGTGCTCTCCCAGTTGACTGACCTCGAGGCGTTCGACACTCTCATCGCGGAACTCGACGACCGAGTGACCGAGAACTGTGAACTGTTCCTCCGACTGGACAAACAGGCTGCGTTCGGCGGTGAGGTGGCCCTTGGCGACGGCATCACGTTCCGCGCGAAAGTGGAGGCCTATCCGGCGAAAAAGGCACACGCGGTCGAGAACGCCGAGGAAGTCTTGACGGACCTCGCTGCGGCGGCCCAGGATTCCTGA
- the paaB gene encoding 1,2-phenylacetyl-CoA epoxidase subunit PaaB, which produces MIWEVFRQEKPGGYHTHCGNVHAPDAQMAKLFAEVQHGRRKPTNSLWVVPQQEVAEVDAEEANFGGTTDKSYRWAMTYNRVDESFAEEVADSQREQETADRERDEVTAGGNR; this is translated from the coding sequence ATGATCTGGGAAGTTTTCAGACAGGAGAAACCGGGCGGCTATCACACCCACTGTGGGAACGTCCACGCACCGGACGCACAGATGGCGAAACTGTTCGCCGAGGTCCAACACGGTCGGCGAAAACCGACGAACAGCCTCTGGGTCGTTCCCCAGCAGGAAGTGGCCGAGGTCGACGCCGAGGAGGCGAACTTTGGCGGCACGACGGACAAATCCTACCGGTGGGCGATGACGTACAACCGGGTGGACGAATCGTTCGCCGAGGAGGTCGCCGACTCACAGCGCGAGCAGGAGACGGCCGACCGTGAACGTGATGAGGTAACCGCAGGTGGGAACCGATGA
- the paaD gene encoding 1,2-phenylacetyl-CoA epoxidase subunit PaaD encodes MSDDRHDVDVSFDSDAEQTPCAYTRYVERGDVEGLPATGEEAVGIERAVWDALYAVEDPEMPVSIVDLGLIYGVELEEGDDGAHVRVIMTLTYTGCPARKMLSDEVREAAASPDGVESAELELVWSPSWSLDMVTEQGKADLREFGLSV; translated from the coding sequence GTGAGCGATGACCGACACGACGTCGACGTCTCGTTCGATAGCGACGCAGAACAGACACCGTGTGCGTACACCCGATACGTCGAGCGCGGTGACGTCGAAGGCCTCCCGGCGACCGGTGAGGAAGCCGTGGGAATCGAGCGAGCCGTGTGGGACGCACTCTACGCGGTTGAAGACCCCGAAATGCCGGTCTCCATCGTCGACCTCGGGCTGATTTACGGCGTCGAACTCGAGGAGGGCGACGATGGCGCCCACGTCAGAGTAATCATGACGCTCACCTACACTGGCTGTCCGGCCCGGAAAATGCTGAGCGACGAGGTTCGAGAGGCCGCAGCCTCCCCGGATGGGGTCGAATCCGCCGAACTCGAACTCGTCTGGAGTCCCTCCTGGTCGCTCGATATGGTTACCGAACAGGGGAAAGCCGACCTGCGAGAATTCGGCCTGAGTGTCTAA
- a CDS encoding YcaO-like family protein yields the protein MDVHVVGDDPVRAAVTAAFDDVDSISVVPASPADLSDARFGVVSDVVGAETFTRANEAALSGGTPWVAVEIGGVGGHALEGVDAAVSGLSAASGCFECLEARVASTTANADERPRANRSAARLAGAIAGRECIRLFSGDEPSILGQVRELPYARHTLHPVPGCSCQEPAEDGGRDRTLDRTDDDSLSLEAAVDRAELAIDDRVGLIESIGELESFPAPYYLATTADTSAYSDVQAPQQSAGVATDWNGALMKAVGEGLERYCAGTYRDSDFVHACESELSNAVSPTALARKEDSPTYDPETEIRWVEATALETGDRTYLPAAAVQFPQPGTAHVPSITTGLGLGSSTVDALCSGLTEVLERDATMLSWYSTFEPLGLEVEVDAFTTLRKRARSEGLETTALLCTMDVDVPVVAVAVHRDLEVPTDEYDESWPHFAIGSAAGLDASAAAVGALEEAVQNWMELRSLGPEGADEAGGAIGHYGSFPDEARQFVDVETSVAAETVGPDPVPTGADRLEALLTRATDAGLTPYAARLTTRDVEGIGFEAVRVVVPEAQPLFTGDPYFSDRAREVPESMGFKPRLERAFHPYP from the coding sequence ATGGACGTACACGTCGTTGGAGACGATCCGGTTCGTGCGGCGGTCACCGCTGCATTCGATGATGTCGACTCGATTTCGGTCGTCCCTGCCAGCCCTGCGGACCTGTCGGATGCCCGATTTGGTGTCGTGAGCGACGTCGTCGGGGCCGAGACTTTCACTCGAGCGAACGAGGCGGCGCTCTCCGGGGGGACACCCTGGGTCGCCGTCGAAATCGGCGGCGTCGGTGGCCACGCTCTCGAGGGCGTCGACGCGGCCGTCTCCGGACTGTCGGCGGCGAGTGGTTGTTTCGAGTGTCTCGAGGCGCGCGTGGCCTCGACGACCGCGAACGCCGATGAAAGGCCCCGTGCTAACCGGAGCGCGGCGCGGTTGGCCGGCGCGATTGCCGGCCGCGAGTGCATTCGGCTGTTTAGCGGCGACGAGCCGTCGATTCTGGGACAGGTTCGCGAACTGCCTTATGCGAGACATACGCTCCACCCGGTGCCCGGCTGTTCCTGCCAGGAACCGGCTGAAGATGGCGGTCGTGATCGGACCCTCGACCGCACTGACGACGACTCTCTCTCACTCGAAGCGGCCGTCGACCGGGCCGAACTCGCTATCGACGACCGCGTCGGATTGATCGAGTCCATCGGCGAACTCGAGTCGTTCCCGGCACCGTACTACCTCGCGACGACGGCCGACACCTCGGCCTACAGCGACGTGCAGGCACCCCAACAGTCGGCGGGCGTCGCTACCGACTGGAACGGGGCCCTGATGAAAGCCGTGGGTGAGGGCCTCGAACGCTATTGTGCTGGCACCTATCGAGATAGCGATTTCGTTCACGCCTGCGAGAGTGAGCTCTCGAACGCCGTTTCACCGACGGCACTCGCCCGAAAGGAAGACTCTCCGACCTACGATCCGGAGACAGAAATCCGCTGGGTCGAGGCCACAGCGCTCGAGACTGGCGACCGAACCTACCTTCCGGCTGCCGCGGTGCAGTTTCCACAACCGGGGACGGCTCACGTCCCCTCGATTACGACCGGTCTGGGTCTCGGCTCGTCGACCGTCGACGCCCTGTGTTCGGGCCTGACGGAAGTCCTCGAGCGCGACGCCACCATGCTATCGTGGTACTCCACGTTCGAGCCGTTGGGCCTCGAGGTCGAGGTTGATGCGTTCACGACGCTTCGAAAACGGGCTCGAAGCGAGGGACTGGAGACCACGGCCCTGCTGTGTACGATGGACGTCGACGTGCCAGTCGTCGCGGTGGCCGTTCACCGCGACCTCGAGGTTCCAACCGACGAGTACGACGAGTCCTGGCCACACTTTGCCATCGGGTCGGCTGCCGGACTCGATGCGTCCGCGGCGGCCGTGGGCGCGCTCGAGGAAGCCGTGCAGAACTGGATGGAACTGCGGAGTCTCGGCCCTGAGGGGGCCGACGAAGCTGGTGGTGCAATCGGGCACTACGGTTCGTTTCCGGACGAGGCCCGTCAGTTCGTCGACGTGGAAACGTCGGTCGCCGCCGAGACGGTCGGCCCTGACCCCGTTCCAACCGGTGCGGATCGCCTCGAAGCACTCCTCACGCGGGCAACCGATGCCGGATTGACGCCCTATGCGGCTCGGCTGACCACTCGAGATGTCGAGGGAATCGGGTTCGAAGCGGTTCGTGTCGTGGTTCCGGAGGCCCAACCGCTGTTCACGGGGGACCCGTACTTCAGCGACCGGGCGCGAGAGGTTCCCGAATCGATGGGCTTCAAACCCAGACTCGAGCGAGCGTTCCACCCGTATCCGTAG
- a CDS encoding DUF1918 domain-containing protein, with protein sequence MSFDEDDQVVLHDKHSEFDGETGTITQTMESMFGDVTYTISFEDGQESGVPEDALEAAPEAEPADEGDEE encoded by the coding sequence ATGAGCTTCGACGAAGACGACCAGGTCGTCTTGCACGACAAACACAGTGAGTTCGACGGCGAAACCGGGACCATCACCCAGACGATGGAGTCGATGTTCGGCGACGTCACCTACACTATCAGCTTCGAGGACGGACAGGAGTCGGGCGTTCCCGAGGACGCACTCGAGGCGGCCCCCGAAGCGGAACCGGCTGACGAAGGCGACGAAGAATAA
- a CDS encoding Hsp20/alpha crystallin family protein, giving the protein MARRSNPFEDLAELVDRLSQEFETAARSWNPDDTRGGFGWSLEEREPSIDLADHGDAFVVTADVPGYAADDLESRLSNGTLHISGTRSETDETTDETFIRRERTTQSFDRRVSIPEPVDSDGVSATLNNGVLTIRLEKAEPTAGQVGIDIE; this is encoded by the coding sequence ATGGCCCGACGATCAAATCCGTTCGAAGACCTCGCAGAGTTGGTCGACCGACTGAGTCAAGAGTTCGAAACTGCGGCTCGTTCGTGGAATCCCGACGATACACGCGGGGGGTTCGGCTGGTCGCTCGAGGAGCGCGAACCGAGCATCGACCTGGCAGACCACGGCGACGCGTTCGTCGTCACCGCCGACGTTCCGGGCTATGCGGCCGATGACCTCGAGAGTCGTCTCAGCAACGGAACGTTACACATCAGTGGAACTCGGTCGGAGACGGACGAAACGACGGACGAGACGTTCATCAGACGGGAACGAACGACGCAATCGTTCGACCGGCGCGTCTCGATTCCGGAACCGGTCGACAGCGACGGCGTAAGCGCCACGCTGAACAACGGCGTCTTGACTATTCGCCTCGAAAAGGCAGAGCCGACAGCAGGGCAAGTCGGCATCGACATCGAGTGA
- the paaE gene encoding 1,2-phenylacetyl-CoA epoxidase subunit PaaE, protein MRRTTDPSVETGGDSSGAECPYCGSSNTVREHPKGPSLCRSMHYCNGCEQPFEKFE, encoded by the coding sequence ATGCGACGAACAACCGATCCAAGCGTCGAAACGGGTGGCGACTCGAGCGGTGCCGAGTGTCCGTACTGCGGCTCGAGTAATACCGTCAGAGAGCATCCGAAGGGACCCTCGCTGTGCCGATCGATGCACTACTGCAATGGCTGTGAACAGCCCTTCGAGAAGTTCGAGTAA